A genomic stretch from Pirellulales bacterium includes:
- a CDS encoding VOC family protein yields MPDFTKVRYTLAVLDLAKSTDYYTSVLGLGIDFTAPGWTFLSRGSFRVMLGECPDAVPPAELGDHSWYGYVTVSDAAALFAEYQAAGAEFTQSLADKPWGMREFGVRTVDGHRIMFGQEL; encoded by the coding sequence ATGCCCGACTTCACCAAGGTTCGATACACGCTTGCCGTCCTTGACTTGGCCAAGTCCACGGATTACTACACGTCTGTACTCGGTCTGGGCATCGACTTTACGGCGCCTGGCTGGACGTTTCTGTCTCGCGGCAGTTTTCGCGTGATGCTCGGCGAGTGCCCGGACGCCGTTCCGCCTGCGGAGCTTGGCGACCACTCGTGGTACGGCTACGTCACCGTCTCGGACGCTGCCGCGTTGTTCGCCGAGTATCAGGCCGCGGGCGCGGAGTTCACGCAATCGCTTGCGGACAAGCCCTGGGGCATGCGAGAGTTTGGCGTTCGCACAGTCGACGGCCATCGGATCATGTTCGGACAGGAACTCTAG